One Aquisediminimonas profunda genomic region harbors:
- a CDS encoding 3'(2'),5'-bisphosphate nucleotidase CysQ → MNDAELAAHLAEVAGRLLIEMRASGVLSQKALGNAGDAAANQFLVHALREQRPDDGLLSEEEKDNDVRLAKSRVWIIDPIDGTREFGESRSDWAVHVALAIDGVPAIGAVALPGLDLVLRSDQPGPLPEAAKTPRMVVSRTRPAAEAVTVSEKIGAELIPMGSAGAKAMAIVRGEAEIYLHTGGQYEWDSCAPAAVAAAHGLHVSRVDGSPLIYNQRNTYMPDLLICRREWADRVLSLVAVV, encoded by the coding sequence ATGAACGACGCCGAACTCGCTGCGCATCTGGCCGAAGTGGCTGGTCGCCTCCTGATCGAGATGCGGGCGAGCGGCGTTTTGAGCCAGAAGGCCCTCGGCAATGCGGGCGATGCGGCGGCCAATCAATTCCTGGTTCATGCCCTGCGCGAACAGCGCCCGGACGATGGGCTCCTCTCCGAGGAAGAGAAGGACAATGACGTACGCTTGGCCAAATCGCGCGTCTGGATCATCGACCCGATCGATGGAACACGCGAATTTGGAGAGTCTCGGTCGGATTGGGCTGTCCATGTCGCCTTGGCAATTGACGGAGTGCCGGCGATCGGTGCTGTGGCCTTGCCCGGGCTCGATCTTGTCCTGCGCAGCGACCAGCCCGGACCACTGCCAGAAGCCGCTAAAACGCCCCGCATGGTGGTCAGTCGGACGCGGCCTGCCGCCGAAGCGGTAACTGTATCCGAAAAGATCGGCGCTGAACTCATTCCAATGGGCAGCGCTGGTGCAAAAGCCATGGCAATCGTGCGCGGAGAAGCTGAAATCTACCTCCATACTGGCGGACAATATGAATGGGACAGTTGCGCTCCCGCAGCTGTTGCTGCTGCCCACGGCCTCCACGTCAGCCGGGTTGATGGCTCGCCGCTGATCTACAACCAGCGCAATACCTATATGCCTGACCTGCTCATATGCAGGCGGGAATGGGCAGACAGGGTCCTGTCTCTGGTCGCGGTGGTTTGA
- a CDS encoding class II 3-deoxy-7-phosphoheptulonate synthase: MKQNWTPESWKQCEARQLPAYPDPAALDRATATLGNYPPLVFAGEARNLTADLAKVVEGKAFLLQGGDCAESFAEFHPNNIRDTFRVLLQMAVVLTFASKLPTVKLGRMAGQFAKPRSADFEEIDGVSLPSYRGDIVNDIAFEEAGRTPDPERMIKAYSQAASTLNLLRAFAGGGYANLLQVHAWTHDFMGRSPWTKKFKDVADRIGEALDFMEACGINPETVPQLKGTDFYTSHEALLLPYEQALTRQDSLTGQWYDTSAHMLWIGDRTRFEGSAHVEFLRGIGNPIGMKCGPSLAPDALLRMLDTLNPKRVPGRMTLITRYGHDKIEAHLPAIIRAVKAEGQPVVWSCDPMHGNVVKAANGYKTRPFDRILAEVRGFFAVHRAEGTHGGGIHIEMTGQNVTECTGGAMDVSEQSLSDRYHTHCDPRLNAGQSLELAFLLAEMLNQEMSDRKAAA; this comes from the coding sequence ATGAAGCAGAATTGGACCCCCGAGAGCTGGAAGCAGTGCGAAGCACGGCAGCTGCCAGCATACCCCGATCCGGCGGCGCTGGACCGGGCTACTGCAACCCTGGGAAATTATCCCCCGTTGGTGTTCGCCGGCGAAGCGCGAAATCTGACTGCTGACCTTGCCAAAGTCGTCGAGGGCAAGGCCTTTTTGCTTCAGGGCGGCGATTGCGCTGAGTCATTTGCGGAATTTCATCCGAACAATATTCGCGATACATTCCGTGTCCTGCTTCAGATGGCTGTCGTGCTGACCTTCGCGTCCAAGCTGCCGACTGTAAAGCTCGGCAGGATGGCCGGCCAGTTTGCCAAGCCGCGCTCTGCCGATTTCGAGGAAATAGACGGCGTCTCCCTGCCCTCCTATCGTGGCGATATCGTCAACGATATTGCCTTTGAGGAGGCTGGCCGCACTCCTGATCCGGAGCGGATGATCAAAGCCTATTCCCAGGCCGCGTCGACACTCAACCTTCTGCGTGCCTTTGCCGGGGGCGGTTATGCCAATCTCTTGCAGGTCCACGCTTGGACACATGATTTCATGGGCCGCTCTCCCTGGACAAAGAAGTTCAAGGACGTTGCTGACCGAATTGGCGAAGCGCTGGATTTTATGGAAGCGTGCGGGATCAACCCGGAAACCGTGCCTCAGCTCAAAGGGACCGATTTCTATACCAGTCATGAAGCATTGCTTTTGCCTTACGAGCAAGCATTAACCCGTCAGGACTCCTTGACCGGCCAATGGTATGACACTTCTGCTCATATGCTCTGGATCGGAGACCGGACGCGTTTCGAAGGTTCGGCACATGTCGAGTTCTTGCGTGGCATCGGCAATCCGATTGGTATGAAGTGCGGCCCGAGCCTTGCGCCAGATGCACTGCTGCGGATGCTGGACACCCTCAATCCCAAGCGGGTCCCAGGTCGGATGACGCTCATCACGCGCTACGGCCATGACAAGATCGAGGCACACCTCCCTGCAATAATTCGGGCTGTCAAGGCAGAAGGCCAACCCGTCGTCTGGTCCTGCGATCCGATGCATGGCAACGTTGTGAAGGCCGCCAACGGTTACAAGACCCGGCCATTTGATCGTATCCTTGCTGAAGTGCGCGGCTTCTTCGCCGTTCACCGGGCCGAGGGAACGCACGGTGGTGGAATTCATATCGAAATGACGGGGCAGAACGTCACGGAATGCACGGGTGGCGCGATGGATGTGTCTGAGCAGAGTCTGTCGGACCGTTACCATACCCATTGCGATCCGCGTCTGAATGCCGGCCAGTCACTTGAACTGGCCTTCCTGTTGGCAGAGATGCTCAATCAGGAAATGTCGGACCGCAAAGCGGCAGCCTGA
- a CDS encoding TetR/AcrR family transcriptional regulator, giving the protein MIDNDNSVNMEIERSRYHHGDLRAALIAEGLRLLTIGDVEHLSLREIARNVGVSPTAVYRHFPDKQALLAALAMEGGSQLARRQRDAQAAAGGGRAGFDETGRVYVRFALENPALFRLMTAQSRDGKDAFPGEERGGLGLLRRNIAALAAPGTSEEIQRADFVRSWAIVHGLAMLMLDGQVPHDEGLIERVVATANAPGTA; this is encoded by the coding sequence ATGATCGACAATGATAACAGTGTCAACATGGAAATTGAAAGGAGCCGCTATCACCACGGTGACTTGCGCGCCGCGCTGATTGCGGAGGGATTGCGCCTCTTGACCATAGGTGATGTCGAACATTTGAGCCTGCGCGAAATTGCGCGCAATGTCGGCGTAAGCCCCACAGCTGTTTATCGCCATTTTCCCGACAAGCAGGCGTTGCTCGCAGCGCTCGCCATGGAAGGCGGTTCTCAACTTGCCCGGCGCCAGAGAGATGCGCAGGCAGCGGCGGGCGGCGGGCGCGCCGGCTTTGATGAGACGGGTCGGGTATATGTGCGGTTCGCGCTGGAAAATCCCGCCTTGTTTCGCTTGATGACTGCACAGTCTCGCGACGGAAAGGACGCTTTTCCAGGGGAAGAACGAGGAGGACTCGGCCTGCTCCGGCGCAATATCGCGGCTTTGGCTGCTCCGGGCACAAGTGAAGAAATACAACGCGCCGATTTTGTTCGGTCCTGGGCCATAGTCCACGGACTTGCGATGCTCATGCTTGACGGTCAGGTCCCGCACGATGAAGGGCTCATCGAACGCGTTGTGGCTACAGCAAACGCCCCCGGCACCGCCTGA
- a CDS encoding carotenoid oxygenase family protein: MASAVETLIRKTVSKGVEKIAEFNRGRLREDGENPFLVGIHAPMADERTITDLQVSGSIPAELDGRYIRIGPNPVTPPNPAAYHWFTGDGMVHGVRLKDGKALWYRNRWVRSTAVSEALGEAPAPGPRNGFDTVNTNVLGHAASTWAIVEAGGYPVRIDEELNTIAHDPFGGTLKGSFSAHPHLDPETGEMHAICYEATDQSTIRHVVVDRTGKVRREEPISVTDGPSIHDCMITKNYVIILDLPVTFSMKTLLAGHNFPYRWNPEHKARVGLLPREGRGEDTIWCDVEPAYVFHPCNAYETEAGQVLLDVCAHTNMFATDAHGPDSQHTPFERWTIDPVKRQVQRSVIDPDSQEFPRPNETLIGKPYRFAYAMALPRGGDPSFLSNTMLYKHDLVAGTRETHDFGANHVPGEFVFVPKADAVAEDDGWLMGYVVNVESDTTDFVILNASDFAGAPQAIVHIPHRIPPGFHGNWVAV, from the coding sequence ATGGCAAGCGCGGTCGAGACGCTGATCAGGAAGACAGTCAGCAAGGGCGTCGAGAAGATTGCTGAGTTCAACCGCGGTCGGTTACGAGAAGATGGAGAAAATCCCTTCCTTGTCGGCATTCATGCGCCAATGGCAGACGAGCGCACAATCACGGACCTTCAGGTTTCGGGCAGCATTCCGGCGGAGCTGGACGGGCGCTATATTCGAATTGGGCCGAACCCCGTTACACCACCGAACCCCGCCGCCTATCATTGGTTTACGGGCGACGGGATGGTCCATGGCGTCCGGCTGAAAGACGGCAAGGCGCTTTGGTATCGCAATCGCTGGGTGCGTTCGACGGCAGTCAGCGAAGCTTTGGGCGAAGCACCGGCACCAGGGCCACGCAATGGTTTTGACACTGTCAACACGAACGTGCTTGGCCACGCCGCTTCCACTTGGGCAATTGTGGAAGCCGGCGGATATCCGGTACGCATCGACGAAGAGTTGAACACGATTGCGCACGACCCTTTTGGCGGCACGCTCAAGGGAAGTTTTTCGGCGCATCCCCATCTCGATCCCGAAACCGGCGAGATGCATGCCATTTGCTACGAAGCGACCGACCAGAGCACCATCCGGCATGTCGTTGTTGATCGCACGGGCAAGGTCCGCCGTGAAGAACCCATATCCGTTACGGATGGTCCATCGATTCACGACTGCATGATTACGAAGAACTACGTCATCATCCTCGACTTGCCCGTCACCTTCTCGATGAAGACACTGCTTGCCGGGCACAATTTTCCTTATCGTTGGAACCCCGAGCACAAGGCACGCGTCGGATTGCTGCCAAGAGAAGGCAGAGGCGAAGACACGATCTGGTGCGATGTGGAGCCTGCCTATGTCTTCCACCCCTGCAACGCCTATGAAACGGAAGCCGGGCAAGTTCTGCTCGATGTGTGCGCGCATACAAACATGTTTGCGACTGATGCTCACGGGCCGGATTCGCAGCACACGCCATTTGAGCGCTGGACAATCGATCCGGTCAAACGTCAGGTACAGCGTTCCGTGATTGATCCGGACAGCCAGGAATTTCCACGGCCGAATGAAACTTTGATTGGGAAGCCATATCGCTTTGCCTACGCTATGGCCTTGCCAAGGGGCGGAGACCCCAGTTTCCTCTCGAACACGATGCTATACAAGCACGACCTAGTTGCCGGCACCCGAGAAACACATGATTTCGGTGCCAATCACGTGCCAGGAGAATTCGTCTTCGTGCCCAAGGCCGACGCCGTTGCTGAGGACGATGGCTGGTTGATGGGCTATGTCGTGAATGTAGAGAGCGACACGACGGATTTCGTTATCCTCAATGCGTCGGACTTTGCGGGTGCGCCACAAGCGATTGTTCACATTCCGCACCGCATACCGCCGGGTTTCCACGGCAATTGGGTCGCTGTCTGA
- a CDS encoding DUF3667 domain-containing protein, with amino-acid sequence MAGGIEAAGDLVTGGLIARAIEPEAGEHGGEGQAHCLNCGAQVISRHCHDCGQSVRVHRTLTAFWHDFTHSILHFEGKIWRTLPLLFFRPGQLTRRYVHGERARFVSPLALFLFSVFLMFATFSWVGMPIGSGPAGTNSVRLDKAALSAELAKTKSKLASLEKVGAPKVEIARAREDARNLEAAVKLAAGASLSDLELVKGDIDLGIPELDAALKHAVENPALLLYKMQSNAYKFSWALIPISIPFVWLLFAFRRQFKPYDHAIFVTYSLSFMSLFLVLLSVLGRLGPLAAWRVPLIFLAPPAHMFFQLRGAYQIGLFAAFWRTMALLIIAFFVLIVFGIILLALGVTG; translated from the coding sequence ATGGCGGGGGGAATCGAAGCAGCCGGAGATCTTGTGACGGGGGGCCTCATCGCACGTGCGATCGAGCCTGAAGCAGGCGAACACGGCGGGGAAGGGCAGGCCCATTGCCTTAATTGTGGCGCTCAGGTCATAAGCAGGCACTGCCATGATTGCGGACAATCTGTCCGGGTTCATCGCACGCTTACTGCCTTCTGGCATGATTTTACCCATTCGATCCTGCATTTCGAAGGCAAAATCTGGCGGACACTGCCGCTTCTATTTTTCAGGCCAGGTCAGTTGACCCGCCGCTATGTGCACGGGGAGCGTGCTCGCTTTGTGTCACCTTTGGCGCTCTTCCTGTTCTCGGTCTTCCTGATGTTTGCAACATTCAGCTGGGTCGGCATGCCGATTGGCTCTGGTCCAGCCGGTACGAATAGCGTCCGCCTGGACAAGGCTGCCTTGTCGGCCGAACTGGCCAAAACGAAATCAAAACTGGCCTCGCTCGAAAAGGTTGGAGCTCCCAAGGTAGAAATTGCAAGGGCGCGCGAAGATGCCAGGAATCTTGAAGCTGCGGTCAAGCTGGCGGCTGGAGCCAGCCTGAGCGATCTTGAACTCGTCAAGGGCGATATTGATCTGGGAATTCCCGAACTTGATGCAGCCTTGAAGCATGCTGTCGAAAATCCTGCTCTATTGCTCTACAAAATGCAATCGAACGCCTACAAGTTTAGCTGGGCGCTTATCCCCATTTCGATCCCGTTTGTATGGCTGCTGTTCGCGTTTCGACGCCAGTTCAAACCTTACGATCATGCCATTTTCGTGACCTATTCTCTCTCGTTCATGAGCCTTTTTCTTGTTCTGCTTTCTGTGCTCGGGCGGCTAGGCCCGCTTGCGGCTTGGCGTGTGCCTCTGATCTTTTTGGCACCGCCCGCCCACATGTTCTTCCAGCTTAGGGGGGCTTATCAGATCGGCTTGTTTGCGGCATTCTGGCGCACGATGGCACTGCTCATAATCGCATTTTTTGTACTGATCGTGTTTGGAATAATATTGCTCGCTTTGGGGGTAACAGGCTAG
- a CDS encoding DUF1996 domain-containing protein — translation MNKAKLKIGSSKRAAAVVIALAIVSGTIVSEARKRRVVFTPPPAPAVEPAPAPAPAPAPAPAPAPAPAPAPTGSYDPMTVQLSDIPSNFDVNSELVAAWGTGAIPPSALPDVVGAFRFICNASHLSYDDPIVYPGQPGKSHLHQYFGNTLANANSTYTSLRTTGSSTCNSPLNRSAYWMPAMMNDKGQVIKPDYVSVYYKRRPKTDPLCAKIGVACVDLPRGLRFVFGYNMLNTTDKPTGAGYFNCDGTGAIPGHYKDLPTAQANCPVTAKIGAVISAPECWDGKNLDSADHRSHVAYSAYIGQSYAQCPSTHPYVIPTFTMGVWYSQGTAVEPWHLSSDVMADGTMMTPGTTFHADWFGAWDSTVMNMWSSNCVDLLLNCSGGDLGNGKQLKMYSGFSWTASPRLVTPPGA, via the coding sequence ATGAACAAAGCAAAATTGAAAATCGGGTCGTCAAAACGTGCGGCTGCAGTGGTCATTGCCTTGGCAATTGTATCCGGAACAATCGTGAGCGAGGCGCGAAAGCGGCGGGTTGTCTTCACCCCACCTCCTGCACCCGCCGTGGAGCCGGCTCCAGCGCCTGCTCCAGCACCTGCTCCCGCACCTGCTCCCGCACCTGCACCTGCTCCCGCACCGACAGGATCTTACGATCCGATGACGGTTCAGCTTTCCGACATCCCAAGCAATTTCGATGTGAATTCGGAGCTGGTGGCGGCCTGGGGTACAGGGGCGATCCCGCCGAGTGCCCTGCCTGATGTGGTGGGGGCATTCCGCTTCATCTGCAACGCGAGCCATTTGTCCTATGACGATCCGATCGTCTATCCGGGCCAGCCCGGCAAGTCGCACCTGCATCAGTATTTCGGAAATACGCTGGCGAACGCGAACTCGACCTATACGAGCTTGCGGACCACCGGCAGTTCCACCTGCAACAGTCCGCTCAACCGTTCGGCCTATTGGATGCCGGCGATGATGAATGACAAGGGCCAGGTCATCAAACCCGACTATGTCAGTGTTTATTACAAGCGCAGGCCCAAGACCGACCCCTTGTGCGCCAAGATCGGTGTCGCCTGCGTCGATCTGCCGCGCGGACTGCGCTTCGTGTTCGGCTACAACATGCTCAACACGACCGACAAGCCAACGGGCGCCGGCTATTTCAACTGTGACGGGACCGGAGCCATTCCCGGTCACTACAAGGACCTGCCCACGGCACAGGCGAACTGCCCTGTCACGGCAAAGATAGGGGCTGTCATATCCGCCCCTGAATGCTGGGACGGCAAGAACCTCGACAGCGCCGATCACCGCAGCCACGTCGCCTATTCGGCTTACATCGGGCAATCCTATGCCCAGTGCCCGTCAACCCATCCCTATGTCATACCAACTTTCACAATGGGGGTATGGTACAGTCAGGGAACGGCTGTAGAACCGTGGCACCTGTCATCCGACGTCATGGCCGATGGGACAATGATGACCCCCGGCACGACCTTCCATGCCGACTGGTTCGGTGCTTGGGACAGCACAGTTATGAACATGTGGTCCAGCAATTGCGTGGACCTGCTGCTCAACTGTTCTGGCGGTGATTTGGGCAACGGGAAGCAACTGAAAATGTATTCCGGCTTCAGCTGGACTGCCAGCCCACGTCTCGTAACCCCGCCGGGCGCCTGA
- the cysN gene encoding sulfate adenylyltransferase subunit CysN, translating to MSGDIYKAEALIAEDIDAYLEAHQHKSLLRFITCGSVDDGKSTLIGRLLYDSKMIFEDQLEALQADSKRVGTQGQEIDFALLVDGLAAEREQGITIDVAYRFFATEKRKFIVADCPGHEQYTRNMFTGSSTADLAVILIDARKGVLVQTRRHSYLCNLIGIKNIVLAVNKMDLIDYDQAKYEAIVRDYATFAAEIGIKDFTAMPISGFKGDNITTNSANTPWYTGKPLIEHLETVELDNTADQTKPFRLPVQWVNRPNLDFRGFSGLIATGSVKPGDAIRVLPSGKTSTVTKIVTLDGELEEAVAGQSVTVCFADEVDCSRGNVISTADAPPEVSDQFEATLVWMDDDALIVGRSYWLKLGTQMVSATVQQPKYTVNVNTMEHLAAKTLELNAIGVAELATDKPIVFEPYVQSRTLGGFILIDKISNRTVGAGMLHFSLRRAQNVHWQATDIGREEHANLKNQKPRVLWFTGLSGSGKSTIANEVEKQLNLMNRHTFLLDGDNVRHGLNKDLGFTEADRIENIRRVGEVAKLMTDAGLIVLTAFISPFRAERDMVRAMLPEGEFIEIFVDTPLEVAEARDVKGLYKKARSGALKNFTGIDSPYEAPINPEIRVNTVEMTPVEAAEHIIRAILPLK from the coding sequence ATGTCTGGGGATATCTACAAGGCTGAAGCCCTGATTGCCGAGGATATTGACGCCTATCTGGAAGCCCATCAGCACAAGAGCCTGTTGCGTTTCATCACATGCGGCAGCGTGGACGACGGCAAGTCGACATTGATCGGGCGTCTGCTCTACGACTCAAAGATGATCTTCGAGGACCAGCTCGAAGCCCTTCAGGCAGATTCCAAAAGGGTCGGCACGCAGGGGCAGGAGATTGACTTCGCGTTGCTCGTGGATGGCCTTGCAGCAGAGCGCGAACAGGGCATCACCATTGATGTCGCCTATCGCTTTTTCGCGACCGAAAAGCGCAAGTTCATCGTCGCCGACTGCCCGGGCCACGAACAATACACGCGCAACATGTTCACCGGGTCATCGACGGCCGACCTTGCCGTTATCCTGATCGACGCGCGCAAGGGTGTTCTCGTCCAGACGCGGCGGCATTCTTATCTGTGCAACCTCATCGGCATCAAGAATATCGTTCTGGCCGTCAACAAGATGGATCTGATCGATTATGATCAGGCGAAATACGAAGCCATTGTGCGGGACTATGCGACCTTTGCCGCCGAAATAGGCATCAAGGATTTTACCGCCATGCCCATTTCGGGCTTCAAGGGCGACAATATCACAACGAACAGTGCCAACACGCCATGGTATACCGGCAAGCCACTTATCGAGCATCTCGAAACGGTCGAGCTCGACAACACAGCGGACCAGACCAAGCCCTTTCGCTTGCCTGTGCAATGGGTCAATCGGCCAAACCTCGACTTCCGGGGTTTCTCCGGGCTGATCGCAACCGGCTCAGTCAAGCCGGGGGATGCGATCCGGGTCCTGCCATCGGGCAAGACCTCCACCGTGACCAAGATCGTCACGCTAGACGGCGAACTGGAAGAAGCGGTGGCGGGACAATCGGTCACAGTATGCTTTGCGGACGAGGTCGATTGCTCGCGTGGAAACGTGATTTCTACTGCAGACGCACCGCCGGAAGTGTCGGATCAGTTCGAGGCAACCCTTGTCTGGATGGATGACGACGCGCTGATTGTCGGGCGGTCTTATTGGCTGAAACTGGGTACACAGATGGTCTCCGCTACCGTCCAGCAGCCAAAGTATACCGTCAATGTCAACACGATGGAGCATCTTGCGGCCAAGACGCTCGAACTGAATGCCATCGGCGTAGCCGAGCTCGCAACCGACAAGCCGATTGTGTTCGAGCCCTATGTCCAGAGCCGGACGCTTGGTGGTTTCATTCTGATCGACAAGATCAGCAACCGAACCGTCGGTGCGGGTATGCTGCATTTCTCCCTGCGCCGCGCACAGAACGTCCACTGGCAGGCAACGGACATTGGTCGCGAAGAGCATGCGAACCTCAAGAACCAGAAGCCGCGGGTCCTTTGGTTCACTGGCCTCTCGGGGTCAGGCAAGTCGACAATTGCCAACGAAGTGGAAAAGCAGCTCAACCTGATGAACCGCCATACGTTTCTGCTTGATGGCGATAATGTCCGTCATGGGCTCAACAAGGATCTCGGGTTTACGGAAGCTGATCGCATCGAGAATATCCGCCGCGTCGGTGAAGTTGCCAAGTTGATGACTGATGCCGGCCTTATTGTCTTGACCGCGTTTATCTCTCCGTTCCGTGCAGAACGGGATATGGTGCGCGCAATGCTGCCTGAAGGCGAGTTCATAGAAATATTCGTCGATACGCCGCTCGAAGTCGCGGAAGCCAGAGACGTCAAGGGTCTTTACAAGAAGGCGCGGTCTGGAGCTCTCAAGAATTTCACGGGCATCGACAGCCCATATGAAGCGCCGATCAACCCGGAAATCCGCGTGAACACGGTCGAAATGACTCCTGTCGAGGCGGCCGAACATATCATTCGCGCAATTCTGCCGTTGAAATGA
- the ftsH gene encoding ATP-dependent zinc metalloprotease FtsH, whose product MNDDKEPQGINPMMKSLLIWAGILLLIGVFVSVFDTRSRGAKSDAIAYSEFISKVDEGSVKEVVQAGDVISGKMSNGDAFHVYAVNDPGLIDRLERRNVRFSARPEEGPSVWMVMLYQALPFILILGVGFFIMRQMQKGAGSGAMGFGKSRARMLTEKQGRVTFDDVAGIDEAREELQEIVDFLKDPSKFSKLGGKIPKGALLVGSPGTGKTLLARAIAGEANVPFFTISGSDFVEMFVGVGASRVRDMFDQAKKSAPCIVFIDEIDAVGRHRGAGLGNGNDEREQTLNQLLVEMDGFEANEGIIIIAATNRPDVLDPALLRPGRFDRQIVVPHPDIEGREKILQVHMKKVPLAPDVDARTIARGTPGFSGADLANLVNEAALLAARLGKRLVSMAQFEAAKDKVMMGTEWKSLVMTDDEKRMTAYHEAGHALVTFHEPASDPIHKATIIPRGRALGMVVRLPERDTYSYHRDKMYANLSIAMGGRVAEELIFGYDKVSSGASGDIQMATGLARSMVTQWGMSDKMGPLQYEEQQGETFLGYSQTQRHNMSNETAQLIDSEIRALVEGGHAQATKILKKNIKQLHTLANALLEYETLTGDEINALLKDGTPPDRSGIDHNQPKALKAGGSSIPKTRKRGIGGAATQGA is encoded by the coding sequence ATGAACGACGATAAGGAACCTCAGGGCATTAACCCGATGATGAAGAGTCTGCTGATCTGGGCAGGCATCTTGCTCCTGATCGGGGTGTTCGTTTCGGTCTTTGATACGCGGTCGCGCGGTGCGAAATCCGATGCAATTGCCTATTCCGAATTCATCTCCAAGGTGGACGAAGGTTCCGTAAAGGAAGTTGTGCAGGCCGGCGATGTCATTTCCGGCAAGATGAGCAATGGGGATGCCTTTCACGTCTATGCCGTGAACGATCCGGGGCTGATCGATCGGCTTGAGCGTCGAAACGTTCGTTTTTCCGCGCGCCCGGAAGAAGGGCCAAGCGTCTGGATGGTCATGCTCTATCAGGCCTTGCCATTCATCCTGATCCTGGGCGTCGGCTTTTTCATCATGCGCCAGATGCAGAAAGGCGCCGGATCGGGCGCCATGGGTTTCGGCAAGTCACGAGCTCGTATGCTGACCGAAAAGCAGGGCCGGGTGACATTTGACGACGTCGCTGGCATTGATGAAGCGCGTGAGGAACTGCAGGAGATTGTTGACTTCCTGAAAGATCCTTCCAAATTTTCCAAGCTTGGCGGCAAGATCCCCAAGGGTGCACTGCTGGTCGGCTCTCCCGGCACAGGCAAGACCCTGCTGGCGCGCGCCATCGCTGGCGAGGCCAATGTGCCATTCTTCACGATTTCGGGCTCAGACTTTGTCGAAATGTTCGTCGGTGTCGGTGCCAGCCGCGTCCGCGACATGTTTGACCAAGCCAAGAAATCTGCTCCTTGTATTGTTTTCATCGACGAAATTGACGCGGTAGGCCGTCACCGCGGCGCAGGCCTTGGCAACGGCAATGATGAGCGCGAACAGACGCTCAACCAGCTTCTGGTTGAGATGGACGGTTTTGAGGCCAATGAAGGCATCATCATCATCGCCGCGACGAACCGACCTGACGTGCTTGACCCTGCCCTGCTCCGCCCGGGACGTTTCGATCGCCAGATTGTCGTGCCCCATCCAGATATTGAGGGCCGCGAAAAGATTCTTCAGGTTCACATGAAAAAGGTTCCTTTGGCGCCTGACGTCGATGCGCGAACAATTGCGCGCGGCACACCCGGCTTCTCGGGCGCAGACCTTGCCAATCTGGTGAACGAGGCCGCCTTGCTCGCCGCACGGCTTGGCAAGCGACTTGTGTCCATGGCGCAGTTCGAGGCCGCCAAGGACAAGGTCATGATGGGCACCGAATGGAAGTCTCTTGTCATGACCGACGATGAGAAGCGCATGACGGCCTATCACGAAGCGGGACACGCGCTCGTTACCTTCCATGAGCCTGCATCGGATCCGATCCACAAGGCAACGATCATCCCGCGCGGTCGCGCATTGGGTATGGTGGTCCGTTTGCCGGAACGTGACACCTATTCCTATCATCGCGACAAGATGTACGCCAATCTCTCGATCGCGATGGGCGGGCGCGTCGCTGAGGAACTGATCTTCGGTTACGACAAGGTTTCCTCTGGCGCCTCTGGGGATATCCAGATGGCAACCGGTCTTGCGCGCTCAATGGTCACTCAGTGGGGCATGTCTGACAAGATGGGTCCGCTGCAATACGAAGAGCAGCAAGGCGAAACCTTCCTCGGGTACTCGCAGACCCAGCGGCACAACATGTCCAACGAGACGGCTCAACTCATCGACAGCGAAATCCGCGCCCTCGTCGAAGGCGGGCATGCTCAGGCGACCAAGATCCTGAAAAAGAATATCAAGCAACTTCACACGCTGGCGAATGCACTCCTCGAGTATGAAACGCTGACCGGTGACGAGATCAATGCGCTGCTGAAGGACGGCACGCCGCCGGATCGCAGCGGTATCGATCATAACCAACCCAAGGCTTTGAAGGCTGGTGGCTCATCAATTCCCAAAACTCGGAAACGGGGCATTGGGGGTGCTGCAACTCAGGGCGCCTGA